One segment of Cololabis saira isolate AMF1-May2022 chromosome 9, fColSai1.1, whole genome shotgun sequence DNA contains the following:
- the cspg4ba gene encoding chondroitin sulfate proteoglycan 4 — protein METTKMEFAAEKKKKLCLRALLWWSLLGLASGASFYGDGFVQLKAAESSDRNELRVRFRTSSTNGLLFLAAGHANYFLLELHAGRLQVKLDLGSGEQMLESEKGIQLNDLAWHSVEIHHAQRNVTLTVDKNSHTSVKIPGRHHSLSITDGLYVGGSGGLDRPYLPRHLIGFRGCMDEVFFNEHDLLSSLRPFTGLKNVHEVSLGCSSQFLATEDDSISFFSSRAYVSLPTWKVQQGATFECIVHTSAKEGIVLYSSARQGDFVALEIQEGVPVAIVGKGGVKTELHSPTSISDRKWHSLTLHFSSKSLELTVDGETVKSSFSSRSKALQLKGYIFVGGIDDGTRAEVRKAGLVSVSGKRIRGGSFKGCLKNVKVNGVKIGLSNALVTKDISVGCEPEKTPDASAPVTPTSTPETLFPLVTPTPPQYMSTLAVGLDRKYGSDFVQLKDLLVQEGGRASLDAKHVKVFLDFKKLGIRQSQIMFRIQEQPVRGQLRLDVDQDQEDNTFSMLDLWHGRVMYVHGGSEEPDDFFMFSIFSSSRKQVPDYLKSDKLYRYNVTVTPTNDAPELSLPEGNLLVLLENSKKRLTTDVLKATDIDSNRTELVFSVLGNLNADAGYLEVENDPGKAVTSFSYVDLDEMKVYYVHTGVRNSRIVLRVSDGEKVSNTVVLRVMAVALEYKVANNTGIEIIQGETAIIGSNQLAMKTNAVKQVVDVRYDVIEPPQFGELERLHSSGEWRPIDSFSQRLLEKERLRYVSTFQDIQTSNVTDYFKCQVNIAARANTELVFQIAVKWVKYRLVKNVMLNLDKVRKVTLSSEYLLAAAEGVTLSEDSLYFRVLTIPKKGKLLLDTAVLTKNSTFSQKNVTDQKVHYVLVDRPYEDTTDRFKFQLVSKHAQSENYDFQFSIKADVNNVFVRNEGLSLQEGETKLITKDELFAETLSTKEMFYSVLSSPKHGKLARITQSNSSASYDNISTFSNQDILEERLMYVHDDGETTEDAFTFIASTSQGFKSSIAEDEIGSKEGTFNISVQLLNDQKPVRIIDKVFQVVRDGQRLLTVEDLRYHDPDSDFDDGQLVYTRRGIPMGDLVLVNDTAHPLFQFQQRDLEEKRVLFIHKGVSTGRFVLFVSDGKHFVSSLLDISAHDPFLKVANNTGLLVQKGRSVTFTTRNFSVVSNLDIRDDREVIFKLDESPKYGHLYVNDTKVESFTQSHLKAGVISYKHHDSNHLVDYFNLTVNAKGVRLADRVRVKVYLESHQRPPIVQHQDVLLVEEGKPGKIDETKLEVTHEDNLPSEIVFTVQIAPSHGFLRRFVEAEELYIGTKQSPVKTFTQDDINNGNMQYVQVEEKRANDTFVLDATNGVTDVSNIRMSVDIIPLLIPLRVSDFTVTEGASKALTRDVLWVANKHFSGINFFYSVTESPQHGHIEHSRHPGVPITTFSRRQVEQEFIYYVHDSSETLADNFTVVANDTGLRKQSAAQTVNIEVTAVNDEPPVITANRVLRVWVSSVTEISQDDLRAQDADTPPDELRFMVTPPSNGHLALKSAPMKAVLNFTQAHVDQAQLLFVHKGPMSGGFNFQVNDGVNFSPRQIFSITAKALVLTLQRNRPLKVFPGSSTLITNDDLQAGTNDISNTSKRIITFTVMRQPKLGHLVSRQLDNSTVDISTFTQDMVDRKEVVYIQTPIESVGWEAMDSMTFSVSSPPASTESQTFKIDISYENTGPEHNTVLLANAGAALKEGESVVIDESKLDASNLMSKLPTPLRGSHEVWFQVTSLPQHGVIVVGERNLTKEKPNFSQFIVSKYGITYKHDNSETTRDCFVFSAWVNPKGRTAERPQDERDVVVERFNITVTPVNDQPPLLKTKAPSLRVVQGDKVVLGPDNLRVEDLDDPPEAITFSVISKPSNGHLAVEGSLNEPIETFTQAQINNRSVFFIHDGVSVSGVFYFSVSDGHHKPIYKLFNLEVTEITISLVNRSGLYLQQGGTSVPLTRENLAAETNGKNVTIHYEITKPPAFGKLLKDNQEVTHFTQEDLQPGRLSYHMTSLSSSQDCFEFAAFTSEANLTGQVLNVTVQPLIQIGKDLRIPTGITVKLNSSFFDASELASVSDSDPVFKIISHPRYGKVVQTEPRVSRRMLPVENFTFQELIQEKIALELNANMTGVAELNDSLVFELRAANVQPARGEFHFTVVPYDPALFPTTNSPVPTTSPAPPTPDQNSRNGTASPPPSTVFLSTQQPSKNQQKFKGRGRWGSSNRTSLYSTTLGKPPQTENFPFKNTPVRVESYPQKTSNPLLVILPLLALLLLVIIFVVLVVFLRHNRRRKQSTAAALHAAASNHQSYSGPAQRSAAVPSVTVTPLSPSCPGSPVLGQLSSSYQGSPYSTVDSNLLISSWSSDSPATSSHLIRVATPTLQKNQYWV, from the exons ATGGAGACGACAAAAATGGAGTTTGCTgctgagaagaagaagaagttgtGTCTGCGCGCTCTGCTGTGGTGGTCGCTGCTCGGGCTGGCGTCAGGAG CCTCCTTCTATGGCGATGGCTTCGTACAGCTCAAGGCAGCGGAGTCGTCCGACCGGAACGAGCTCCGCGTTCGCTTCCGAACGTCCAGCACCAACGGCCTGCTGTTTCTCGCTGCCGGCCACGCCAACTACTTCCTGCTCGAGCTCCACGCCGGCCGCCTGCAG GTGAAACTGGACCTTGGCTCAGGAGAGCAGATGTTAGAATCGGAGAAAGGCATCCAGCTCAATGATCTGGCCTGGCACTCGGTGGAGATCCACCACGCGCAGCGCAACGTTACTCTGACCGTCGACAAAAACTCCCACACGAGCGTGAAGATCCCGGGCCGCCATCACAGTCTCAGCATCACAGACGGTCTCTACGTCGGAGGTTCGGGGGGTTTGGACAGACCGTACCTGCCTAGGCATCTCATCGGCTTCCGAGGCTGCATGGACGAGGTTTTCTTCAACGAACACGACTTGCTGTCGTCGCTGAGGCCGTTTACCGGATTAAAAAACGTCCACGAAGTGTCGTTAGGCTGCAGCTCTCAGTTCCTCGCTACTGAGGATGACTCTATCAGCTTCTTCAGCTCCAGGGCTTACGTTTCCCTCCCCACATGGAAGGTTCAGCAGGGAGCCACGTTTGAGTGCATTGTGCACACGTCGGCTAAAGAGGGCATCGTCCTCTACAGCTCAGCCAGACAGGGGGACTTTGTGGCTCTTGAAATTCAAGAAGGGGTGCCTGTGGCGATTGTTGGGAAAGGCGGAGTCAAAACTGAGCTGCATTCCCCCACATCGATCAGCGACAGGAAGTGGCATTCTCTCACGTTGCACTTCAGCTCTAAAAGCCTGGAGCTGACCGTTGATGGAGAGACGGTGAAAAGCAGCTTTAGCTCTCGTTCCAAAGCACTTCAGCTGAAAGGTTATATCTTTGTCGGAGGCATAGATGATGGCACTAGAGCAGAAGTCAGAAAGGCGGggcttgtgtctgtgtctggaaAGCGTATCAGAGGAGGCTCCTTTAAAGGATGTTTGAAAAACGTCAAAGTAAACGGAGTCAAGATTGGTCTCTCCAATGCTCTAGTCACTAAAGATATTTCGGTTGGTTGTGAGCCAGAAAAAACCCCAGATGCATCGGCCCCTGTGACTCCTACAAGCACTCCAGAGACCCTCTTCCCACTGGTGACGCCGACACCACCCCAGTACATGTCCACACTCGCAGTCGGCCTGGACAGAAAGTACGGCTCAGACTTCGTACAGCTGAAGGATCTCCTGGTCCAAGAGGGAGGCCGAGCGTCTCTCGACGCCAAACACGTCAAGGTTTTCTTGGACTTCAAGAAGCTGGGTATTCGCCAGTCTCAGATAATGTTTAGGATTCAAGAGCAGCCGGTCAGAGGTCAGCTGAGGCTGGacgtggaccaggaccaggaggacAACACCTTCAGCATGCTGGACCTTTGGCACGGACGAGTGATGTACGTCCACGGGGGCTCCGAGGAGCCGGACGACTTCTTTATGTTTTCAATTTTCTCCAGCAGTAGGAAGCAAGTTCCCGATTATCTGAAGTCCGACAAACTGTACCGCTACAACGTCACCGTCACGCCCACCAACGACGCGCCTGAGCTGAGTCTGCCCGAGGGAAATTTGTTGGTGCTGCTGGAGAACTCCAAGAAACGCCTCACCACGGATGTTCTGAAGGCCACGGACATAGACAGCAACCGCACCGAGCTCGTCTTCTCCGTGCTCGGGAACCTCAACGCCGACGCGGGATACTTGGAAGTGGAGAACGACCCCGGCAAGGCCGTGACCTCGTTCTCATACGTAGATTTGGATGAAATGAAGGTGTACTACGTTCACACGGGGGTGCGAAACTCCAGGATAGTCCTAAGAGTTAGCGACGGGGAAAAGGTCAGCAACACCGTGGTTTTGAGAGTCATGGCCGTGGCGCTGGAGTATAAGGTCGCCAACAACACCGGGATTGAGATCATCCAAGGAGAGACGGCTATAATTGGTTCAAACCAGCTCGCCATGAAAACTAACGCCGTGAAACAAGTTGTGGACGTCCGGTATGATGTGATTGAACCCCCACAGTTCGGAGAGCTGGAGAGACTTCACTCAAGCGGGGAATGGAGGCCGATTGACTCATTTTCACAAAGGCTTCTTGAGAAAGAGCGCCTCAGATATGTCAGCACCTTCCAAGACATCCAGACTTCAAATGTCACGGACTACTTTAAGTGCCAAGTTAATATAGCAGCAAGGGCAAACACTGAACTAGTTTTTCAAATCGCCGTCAAGTGGGTGAAGTACCGTTTGGTAAAGAATGTCATGCTAAACCTGGATAAAGTCAGAAAAGTGACCCTGAGCTCCGAGTATCTCCTGGCCGCTGCAGAAGGCGTGACCCTGTCAGAAGATAGCCTTTATTTCCGAGTTCTCACCATTCCAAAGAAAGGAAAGCTCTTGCTCGACACCGCGGTCTTGACCAAGAACTCAACCTTTAGCCAGAAAAATGTAACGGATCAAAAAGTTCATTACGTCCTGGTGGACAGGCCTTACGAAGACACGACGGACCGGTTCAAATTCCAGCTGGTTTCCAAACACGCTCAGTCTGAAAACTACGATTTCCAGTTTTCCATCAAAGCGGACGTCAACAACGTGTTCGTGAGAAACGAAGGACTTTCCCTGCAGGAGGGGGAAACTAAGCTCATCACAAAAGACGAGCTGTTTGCAGAGACTCTGAGTACGAAGGAGATGTTCTACTCAGTTTTGAGCAGCCCCAAACACGGGAAGCTAGCCCGCATCACTCAGTCCAACTCCAGCGCCAGCTACGACAACATCTCAACCTTCAGTAATCAGGACATACTGGAGGAGCGGCTAATGTACGTCCACGATGACGGGGAAACCACCGAAGATGCATTTACTTTCATCGCCTCCACCAGCCAAGGGTTTAAGTCTTCCATTGCAGAAGATGAAATCGGCTCCAAGGAAGGAACgttcaacatttctgttcagCTGCTGAACGACCAAAAGCCGGTTCGAATCATCGATAAGGTTTTTCAGGTCGTCAGGGACGGCCAGAGGTTGCTGACTGTAGAAGATTTGCGTTATCACGACCCCGATTCTGACTTTGACGACGGCCAGCTGGTCTACACTCGGCGAGGGATCCCCATGGGAGACCTGGTGCTGGTCAACGACACCGCTCACCCACTGTTCCAGTTTCAGCAGAGGGATCTGGAGGAGAAGCGAGTGCTGTTCATTCACAAAGGTGTAAGCACCGGCCGGTTCGTGCTCTTCGTCTCGGATGGAAAACATTTCGTGTCGAGCCTTTTAGACATAAGCGCACACGACCCTTTCCTGAAGGTTGCCAACAACACCGGCCTGTTGGTTCAAAAGGGCCGATCGGTGACTTTTACCACCCGTAACTTCAGCGTTGTCTCTAATTTGGACATCAGAGATGACcgtgaggtcatttttaagctggATGAGTCTCCCAAGTACGGTCATCTTTATGTAAATGACACCAAGGTGGAGTCATTCACACAGTCCCACTTAAAAGCTGGTGTAATCTCCTACAAGCACCACGACAGCAATCATCTGGTGGACTATTTCAACTTAACAGTGAATGCTAAAGGAGTCCGGCTTGCAGACCGAGTCAGGGTGAAGGTTTATCTGGAGAGTCATCAGAGGCCGCCCATCGTGCAGCATCAGGACGTTTTACTGGTGGAGGAGGGAAAACCGGGGAAGATTGATGAAACGAAGCTGGAG GTCACCCACGAGGACAACCTGCCATCTGAGATTGTGTTTACAGTCCAGATAGCCCCGTCTCATGGCTTTCTCCGGCGCTTCGTTGAAGCGGAAGAGCTCTACATCGGAACCAAACAGTCCCCAGTCAAGACGTTTACTCAAGATGACATCAACAACGGGAACATGCAGTACGTGCAGGTGGAGGAGAAGAGAGCGAACGACACGTTCGTCCTCGACGCCACCAACGGGGTCACCGACGTCAGCAACATTAGGATGTCCGTGGACATCATCCCACTGCTCATCCCTCTCCGAGTGTCTGATTTCACCGTGACGGAGGGTGCGTCCAAGGCGCTGACGCGGGACGTGCTCTGGGTCGCAAACAAACACTTTTCTGGGATCAACTTCTTCTACAGTGTGACCGAGTCCCCGCAGCACGGTCACATTGAGCACTCCAGACACCCCGGTGTGCCCATAACCACTTTCTCCAGGAGGCAG GTTGAACAAGAATTCATTTATTACGTCCACGACAGCAGCGAAACCTTAGCTGACAATTTCACCGTGGTGGCAAACGATACAGGCCTGAGGAAGCAGAGCGCCGCCCAGACAGTGAACATCGAGGTTACAGCTGTCAATGATGAGCCTCCTGTTATCACCGCCAACAGAGTCCTCAGG GTTTGGGTTTCATCAGTGACGGAGATCAGTCAGGACGATCTGAGAGCTCAGGACGCGGATACGCCCCCGGACGAGCTCCGGTTCATGGTGACCCCACCCAGCAACGGACACCTGGCCCTGAAGAGTGCCCCGATGAAGGCCGTGCTGAACTTCACCCAGGCCCACGTAGACCAGGCACAGCTGCTGTTCGTCCACAAAG GTCCCATGTCTGGTGGTTTCAACTTCCAGGTCAATGACGGCGTGAACTTCTCGCCCAGGCAGATATTTAGCATCACTGCCAAAGCTTTAGTTCTCACTTTGCAGAGAAACCGTCCACTCAAGGTGTTTCCCG GCTCTTCTACACTTATCACGAACGATGATTTACAAGCGGGGACCAATGACATCAGCAACACCTCAAAGCGCATCATTACTTTCACCGTGATGCGGCAACCCAAACTGGGGCATCTGGTGTCGAGGCAGCTGGATAATTCAACAGTAGACATCTCCACTTTCACACAAGATATG GTGGACAGGAAAGAGGTTGTGTATATTCAAACCCCCATCGAGTCAGTGGGCTGGGAAGCTATGGACTCCATGACCTTCTCCGTCTCATCTCCACCCGCTTCTACGGAAAGTCAGACCTTTAAAATCGACATCTCCTATGAGAATACTGGACCTGAACACAACACAGTCCTCCTCGCAAACGCAG GTGCGGCGCTGAAAGAAGGGGAGAGCGTTGTCATCGACGAGTCAAAGCTGGACGCCTCCAACCTGATGTCCAAGCTGCCGACGCCCCTGCGCGGTTCCCACGAGGTCTGGTTTCAGGTGACGTCTCTGCCTCAGCACGGCGTCATCGTGGTCGGAGAGAGAAACCTCACCAAAGAGAAGCCCAACTTCTCCCAATTCATCGTCAGCAAATACGGCATCACCTACAAGCACGACAACTCTGAGACGACGCGTGATTGTTTTGTGTTCAGCGCGTGGGTCAATCCCAAGGGCAGGACAGCAGAACGTCCTCAAGATGAGAGGGACGTCGTGGTGGAGCGTTTCAACATTACGGTCACACCTGTGAACGATCAGCCCCCTCTGCTGAAAACCAAAGCTCCCAGTCTGAGGGTGGTGCAGGGAGATAAGGTCGTCCTGGGGCCAGATAACCTCCGGGTGGAAGACTTGGACGATCCTCCAGAGGCCATTACGTTCTCAGTGATTAGCAAGCCGAGCAACGGTCACCTAGCCGTGGAAGGAAGTTTGAACGAGCCCATAGAGACCTTCACCCAGGCCCAGATCAACAACAGAAGTGTCTTCTTCATCCACGACGGAGTCTCCGTCTCCGGAGTGTTTTATTTCAGCGTCTCAGACGGACATCATAAACCAATATATAAACTTTTTAACTTAGAAGTGACGGAAATCACCATCTCGCTGGTCAACCGTAGTGGACTGTACCTGCAGCAAGGCGGCACCTCGGTCCCGTTGACCCGGGAAAACCTCGCCGCTGAAACCAACGGCAAAAATGTGACCATTCACTACGAAATTACAAAGCCCCCCGCGTTCGGCAAACTTCTGAAGGACAACCAAGAGGTTACACatttcacacaggaagatttacaGCCCGGAAGGCTGTCCTACCATAtgacctccctctcctcctcacaGGACTGCTTTGAGTTCGCAGCCTTCACCTCAGAGGCTAATCTGACCGGCCAAGTGCTTAACGTCACTGTCCAGCCTCTGATCCAGATCGGCAAAGATTTGAGGATTCCCACCGGAATTACGGTCAAACTCAACTCCAGCTTTTTTGATGCCTCTGAACTGGCCAGTGTAAGTGACAGTGATCCCGTCTTTAAGATTATATCCCATCCCCGGTATGGGAAAGTAGTTCAGACCGAACCTCGTGTGTCCAGGAGAATGCTACCGGTTGAGAACTTCACCTTTCAGGAGTTGATACAGGAGAAAATAGCCTTGGAGTTAAATGCCAACATGACTGGAGTCGCTGAGCTAAATGACTCGCTGGTGTTTGAGCTGAGAGCTGCTAACGTCCAACCTGCTAGAGGGGAGTTCCACTTCACAGTGGTGCCGTATGATCCTGCTCTGTTTCCAACCACAAACAGTCCCGTCCCAACCACATCACCGGCCCCGCCGACGCCAGACCAGAATTCCCGAAATGGGACGGCTTCCCCTCCTCCGTCTACCGTCTTCCTCTCCACCCAGCAGCCGAGCAAAAACCAGCAGAAATTCAAGGGCCGCGGCCGCTGGGGGAGCTCGAACAGAACCAGCCTTTACAGCACCACTCTGGGGAAACCCCCTCAGACGGAGAACTTCCCCTTCAAGAACACGCCGGTGCGTGTGGAGTCCTACCCTCAGAAAACCTCCAATCCACTCCTGGTCATCCTCCCGCTGCTGGCCCTTCTGCTGCTCGTCATCATCTTCGTGGTTCTGGTTGTTTTCCTTCGACACAACCGGCGCCGGAAGCAGAGCACGGCGGCAGCGCTGCACGCCGCTGCTTCCAACCATCAGTCTTACAGCGGCCCGGCGCAGAGGAGCGCAGCCGTCCCCTCGGTCACCGTCACCCCCCTGAGCCCCAGCTGCCCCGGGAGTCCCGTCCTCGGTCAGCTGTCGTCTTCATATCAGGGCTCCCCGTACAGCACCGTCGACTCCAATCTACTCATCAGTTCTTGGAGCAGCGATTCTCCTGCGACATCCTCCCACCTCATTAGAGTCGCCACCCCCACTCTGCAGAAGAACCAGTATTGGGTTTGA